Genomic segment of Deltaproteobacteria bacterium:
ATTGTCCTTGAATACGACCTTTCGGTCTGCCTGGACATCGGCCATATCCTGATGTACGGGCATCCCCTCGACGAATACTTGGGTCGCTACCTTACCCGGTGCAACGTCCTGCATCTACACGGGCTGAAGGGTGGGGAGGATCATCGCGACATCTCCGGCGTGGATCCGGGCATCCTCCATCGACTTTTTTCGCACCTCGAGGATGGAAATGCACGGAAGCGGGTCCTTACCCTTGAGGTGTTTTCAGAAGAGGATTTCCTTAACTCCCTTTCCACACTGTATCGCATATATTTCAGGAGGCATTTTTCAAAAGGCATGACTCATATGACCGAGCCGGAGGAGGCTGTGCCCGCCGGGTCCGGGAGATGATTTCTTTGATTCGGCCTGGTCATTGCGGATTTTTTGAAACCAAGTGGTACGGATCCTGGCCCCTGCTTTACTCAAGCTCCCCAAACGCTGCCTATCCCCATCACACCTGGAAATCGCCGAATACGAAAACATATTCCAGGTCATTGACATCTATCACGATATCTCCACCTCTTGATTCTGCATAGATCAGCCAGGATGGCTTTTCCCCGCCGCAACATTCCACCTCGGGAGAAAAACGGCCGGACTTCATGTCATACCAGGCCAGGAGCATGGGGTCGCCGTATCTCCTTCGGGCCAGTTCCTTGGCCAGTTCCTTTGCTTTGTCAAAGGTGAGGTTTTCTTCGGTAATATTGATGGAAACAGGGTTCTTCAAATGTTCCCTTTTAAGGGGCTTACATGGATGAGGCATTTCGGTCCTCCTTCAGGTGTTTCAGGGGGACATCACACGCCCTTTAACAGATGGCTGAAACGATCATTATTATAAATTTAACCACGAAACCGCCCTTTCACAACCAGTGTGGAATCTATAATGCCTCCTGCAAGAGAGGTCCGTATCGAAACCTTCATCCATTTTTTCGATATCATCAATTCATAACGGTAGATAGTCGATCGACGAGTTGAATGGCCGATGATTGGATCGGGTCCCCGAACTTCGTCTTTATCGCCGCTTGAAGCATTTCAACATTGATCGTCCTTTTGAGCCCGGCCAGTACAGCAAGGGAGGCCAATGCCCAGTCCTGGGTTTTGATCCTTTGTCCTCTGAAGTCCACGCAGTGCGCATCGGCCCGGTTCGCAGGCACCTTGACTCCTTTCGCCTGGATCAGCAGTGTCCGGTCATCAAGGGAATCGAACACATCGGCTCGACGTTCCACTCCCTCCTGCCCGAGGGCGATGACCACAGAAGGTTTCTCGATACCCGTGAAACCAATTTCTTCAGGCGAAAGGATAACTTCACTGATGGATGGTCCTGTAAGAACCGTGATATCGTATTCAGTCTTTTGGGTAGCCTTCATACCCGCGGCCAAACCAGCGTAGCATAGAAGATCACCGGCGGATATAATCCTTTG
This window contains:
- a CDS encoding AF1514 family protein, which produces MPHPCKPLKREHLKNPVSINITEENLTFDKAKELAKELARRRYGDPMLLAWYDMKSGRFSPEVECCGGEKPSWLIYAESRGGDIVIDVNDLEYVFVFGDFQV
- a CDS encoding 2-oxoacid:acceptor oxidoreductase family protein, producing MLDIWGMCTGRYARKNSLNPRIINERLATLPPMEGIVEANIRKEYGAHYRELAGTQKPVPPPKKIRKSCDPPRLERQEILMLGNAGQRIISAGDLLCYAGLAAGMKATQKTEYDITVLTGPSISEVILSPEEIGFTGIEKPSVVIALGQEGVERRADVFDSLDDRTLLIQAKGVKVPANRADAHCVDFRGQRIKTQDWALASLAVLAGLKRTINVEMLQAAIKTKFGDPIQSSAIQLVDRLSTVMN